The DNA region attatagttttttttataattattacattatgtagattttttatttcggccttattacaattaattttgatctaatactgtattttttacatatataaattttaaataaaaatcattagtttaataaaaatttatatatgtaaaaaaattagttattagatcaaaattaattatcataaaatttattatgtaaacttatatatgcattaaatatacactaaaaaatttagtattatatatagtgacattaattattttagatcCGTAATCCGTATATATAGATTGACAATCCATATGAACCTTATGGAAGGGTGTTTTTGGAATTTCTCTCTCACCACTAGGTGTAGAAGAAAAAGCCACGTGCAGGAAGAAAAGCCCGGTATCAATTCTAAATAGGGCTTCATATTATAATGGTCCAATTAGCTTGTGAATTATCATGGACTAATTACGataccatataaaaaataataattgctCAATTAGAAGGCAAACTatcaaaattaagttaattcTGCTAACTAACTCCCAGCTTACTATCTATGTAACCCACCGACAATTCCTTATATATAGTATCGTAAGAGGTAATCTTGACAATCAACTACACCTTAACCCACTGAGAATGACAACTTTTTAAGCTAGGTCGTATATCAAAGCATTTAGGGCATGGATATGTATCATATACTTCGCAGACGAGGAATGGTTCCTAATCTCATGTACttttgtcttttgtcttttgctTTAGCATGCATAAGTGTCTTTATTATAAACCTATAGCAAAATATGGTCCTCGCATGCAGGAATATGATTCTGTTAATATGGTCCTCACATATGGTTCCGTCCTCTAGTCTAAAAGTGGTTATCGACcttgtaatagaaaaaaaaagaaagaagataaatATCGGTTTTGGTCTATTTTGCGTCTGAGTGCGGGGTTGGCAGGGACACATATTATCCCGAGTTTACTTTAATGAAGCATTATCATCAAATAAAATAGTAAGTTTAATTAACTgaattgtcataatttttttatatttctcctAGTCATATACATCATGTCAATTTCCTAAGCAGTCAAACTCCAATGACACTAATTCAATGAGAATTATATGCGCAAGTAAATAAGAAAATCACCAAAGTTTCAACATGAGAAGGTGTTTGCTTCTAGTATTTATATACACATAAAGGGTGAAAAAGTTTGGTGACAGGGTGTTCTTTTACCATAGAAAGAATGCCCATGCCATGGCCCGCTCCAAGAAGAGGaggtgtgtgtatatatatcatGCAAGTAAGACTATTTCCAATTGTATCTGCTTCATGAGTTACTCATTATTGGTGCAGATGATTTGATACTGTGTTCCTGATTCAAGCTTATCaattaaatcattattttttaattatcaaatttaatgTTAGTGAAATTAAACACTTATTCTAAGTAACTTTAACATTAGaggaaatttttgtataaatttttttaaaatttatgtgacagaattcataaattttagataaataactcatttaaacaattatatattatacatgTTGTAAGTGGATATGTACCTTAGACATTTTGTCTTTGAAAGATACATTTTGGATACAAAGACCAAAAAGCATGATGAGACAGTAAACCAACGTGAAAGACGAATTAATTAGCTTGGGTTGATCCTAAGTTATCAGATTCTTATTAGGCCTCAACACAATCAACAACAATGTTCACAttcaaaattaaccaaaagGTCATTTAATTAGTTTTCATATTATCAGTTTTTAAAACTCTAATCGAGCAATTTGGATTAAACTTGTATATATTTCacagtttaaaataattatgtccTAGCttaaatgagagaaaattaaTAGATAATCCTCTATGGAAAGCATTAATTCATATTTgaatatcatattatatatatatatatatatatatatatatatatatatatatatatatatatatatatatatattataaaataaaatccaaacctttttcttttgaagTTAATATAAAATCCAAAGTTAATGATGTTTCCTTCGTAATTACTTAAAATTACTAAGAATTACATTTACATTGAAATGTATTACATTTTATGTCTCAAGAGAGGGGTGTAGGTTTTCAAAGTATATGGACGAcgtaatttaaacattttttgtaAAGTGCAATTTGCCCTTTGAACAAACgtttttcattttaactttaaaattcaaaattaacaaatgtaataaattCTAGTAAgtggtattttttttccaaaagtgATTATAGAGAAAGAAGtatactaaaaatgaaaaaaatacagaaTTCTTGAAGTATAATTAATATACatctttaaaatcataaaaaaaatgttgaataatattttgatacGTGTTTTTATGTACTTTAtcactaaattaataattacaaatgTATTAATTTAGCAATATCAAGAGATAGTaaatattatacatttataagaaaaaaatatcataacatTTATTCTTATGACATATCTTATAAGATGAAACATCTTATATAAAAATGAGATGCTTAAATTTGaatagtataataataaatatatgattaatatttaattttaaaaaatcacataattttttaaatgatcacATGACATCTTGACTgtctatatttaattatatgattcagatttaatcattttatcctcaTTAGAATAACTTTCTCTCCTATGATAagtcctttatatatatatatatattaaatctgaattatataattataaatcatataatcataaatgaataattaagatttaatgtCTAAAAATTACATGATTTTTTAAGTGGTCACTTAACgttaaattttaatagtttataTTTGATTATACGATCTAAATTTAATCATCATATTTTTACGTAGAATGAATTCCTGTCGTATGATAGATATAGAAGCAAACAATGATATGTAGTCCCTTGAACTCGTGATACCTTACTCAAAATATCatagtaataatataataaaagataatattacaataatatTATCTTATGAGAATAATAATATCATCATGCTGTAAGACACATGGATCTAATatccattaatatatatatcaggATGGCATATCTATGACTATATATTGCATACATGATATGAATATGGATCCTTAAATTAATTAACGATGGGATTCATTCTGTATACGCGATTGCGGTGGACTACCAACCGACAAGTGGACAAATTTCATTTGTTAATAGTGATATATGAACAGGGAATTTGACTCCCTTTACAGTTCTGCAGATTCTCACACCACTTTGATCTTCTCTTTAATTTGATTGCATTAATTTGTGTGTTTATGGTTGGTCTATTAAGCTAGATGTGTAGCATTCTTTATtccaaattatacaaaataagaCTATCGAAACGGAAATTCAATGATATATACGGCTAAGGTTCTtcccttttgttttctttgctttttctaattctattttttttatttcttacctTTCTTGGGGCATGTTACGAACAAATTATTCTGCATAGAGGAGGAAAGATGGACCATACTGTCTGCCCGCTTAATATCATCTCCACAGAATTTATTCGCTATGCGAGtaagaatgcatgaaattagaGAATAAGATGTCACTTATATTATTCAAGATAGCTTTTGATCAGTAAGGTCGGCACTTTATTCAAGACTCTCATGTAGTCAGCTTTGACCAACCAACTACCACCACGTGCACACGTGTGATAAGAAACACTTAATCCAAGACCTTaagttagtaaaaataaattataaaaaataaaattaatggattcaattatataaatataaataaaataaaatataaaaatataaaattttgtataaattaaatgaattttaaaaaatgagggaaTAAAAAAACACCCCTAAAACCCATATAGGTCCACCAATAAATTTAGTCCTTGTCATTATTTATAAGACAATTTGTAGCAAAAAATTAAGAAGGTAAGTTACATTCATTTCAATATACACACTTTATCCGGACAATGACTTTATCATAAGTTTCTTTTTGGATTCTTCATCCTACTCCAGAGATGAAACTCGGACTAAGGAAAATGTAATCTTTGATAGATCATAAAGTGGATAACTTGTAAGATAAAAAACCATATAAGATATAAAGCTTAAAAAATGACAACTGCTTTTTTATATGTTAGCTACATATATATAGTATGCATTTTTCTTCTATTCAAATAAGTCACCCCTTAGCTGATCATTTGAGCGAGCCTGCTATTACTTTTTGTTATTTGATTTTAAGTAATTACaaactaaaagatgaaaaacaattttgctCATTTTCCTCAAGATTAATAGATGTACAATTATATTGGAAATAAGGTCAAAAACTAAATTCAGAGTTGTTTTATTGTTGTTGATGCTTGGGGACAAGTAGTAGTTTAAGTTTGAAGTAAAGTAGGTGAAATAGATTATCTAAATGttagaaaataaatgtttttcaaGTCCAAGATGTCAGCGTGCTTAGAATGCTAATATCCTTTGCTTTGCTTCTCAGATAGTAGATTAGTGGAAGGACTAAAATcgctataaattaatattttataggaATATCATGACAAATTGTCTTAAACTGCTAATGGTTAGAAATAGCTAGTCTGTCACCATTCACAAATTCCCTGACATATGATCTAAATTTAAGATACTTGCAAATTGTTGTGAAAATGGTAAAAGGAACTTTATTTAATTGAACCATAACTCAGGTTTGGAAGGTGTTGTTGTACAGCATTAAACCATTTAATTGAAATCATCCATTCAGCCAATGATCAAGACATGGGAAATTCATATGagtttttctttatcttctatgcATATAAAATGTACAAGATCGAATAGTGATTATGATCCAGAAcatcatcattatttttttttttttacacaaaaaaaaaaaacaacgagACGAGccagaaaaaaaagagagagaagaaaacccTTTCAGAGGGAACACTCGAACGATCAGTGAGTAAAACGTCAGAATCAGAAAACACAAATCTCATCTCAAACTGGAACCGGTGAAACAAACCCCGGATCTTCTGTAGCAGGGTGCACCGCTGGCTCCACGATTCTATCATCAAAGTAATTCTCACCGTTGATCTGATCAAGTACCAAGACAATTCCCATGGCAAAGGCCGCATCAAAAGCAGGCTTCACGCAAAGCCAAAAGACTTCCTTCCCGAGCATAACGCTGGTGGTGGGGTCCACTTTGCGACGAATCTCTGCCACAAGTTCCTTAGCGGCATTGAAAACCTTGCAGCACCGCTGCGGGAAGCACCCTTCAATGAGGTACTCCACACCGGGGCTATCATACACCTCCACGGCCACGCTCGTCCTCGACCGTCCGATGATCGACGATCTCTTCACGCTGAATACGGGTTTGTCACCGTCCTTTCTCTCCCCTTTGAACCCTTCCCACCGTTGATGAAGACTCGGTTTCTGCCGTACAAAATCAATGTCCcagtttatcaattaaaaagaagattttgatttaaaaagaaTTCACAAGAGACTGAATAGACATGAATTCTTCGACTTAATCGGTGTTGTCGAGTTGAAATCCTAGTACATGTTACCTCGAGAGGGAAAGAAATTGTACCTTTCGACGGAGGGTGAGAAGAGAACGGCCATGGGGATCCATGAGAACAAGCTCGTCCTTGTCACGTGCGAGGGGACCATAGGAGTCGAAGCGGAAGACGAGGTTGCCCTTGGAATCGTAGACAGCGAAGCCATCACCGCTGAAGAAGAGGGATGTTTTGAGCACTGTGAGCTTCGTCTCTTCTTTGAAAAGGTACCCTTCTTGCACCACCAACTCCTCCTTCATTCTTCTCTGCTTTCTACCCCAACAGAATACGTGAGTTGAGGAAATGGAAGCTTGAgagggatatatatatatgtgtgtgactCAAGAGTGGAGAAAAGGAATTAACTCGGAATTCACCTTTTGGAATTATGGAAAGGTATAAGtatcaatcatcatcatcaatgtTGTGTGCTgtgctttctttcttcttctctttttttttttaaaaaaattattttattcactactagaaaactATTTGCTGCTATTATTAGGTTCGTATTTTACTTGTggacagcaaaaaaaaaaaaaaaattaaaaaaaaatactaaggtTCCATTTGCGTGCGTGTGTTCATCTCGTGTTGATCCAATGTAGATATTTACGTCATTTTTCATATAAACGATAAACCACCCCAcgtttatatactttttattatCTAATATCTAATTATAAGTAatctcatatttaattttttcattatgaTCTCAAGCACATTGATTAATATATGAATatgaaaagttaataaaattactTCTCATTTAAGAATGTAAGGctcattcaataataattttaagtaactgcaaatgttttatatttagtAGTACTTTttagataataattattaaaattgttatattttattatttgaataaaatatgacCACATGTGCCCAAAGCATTTTTAGTATAGTGATATTATATACGTCTATTCATACacatgtttatttatatttgtccaatttttattcttcaattattatgatattatatttggcTATTTATGcgcatgtttattttatatatttatttataaaaggcACATgcttatttatatttgtataatatatattcttcaattgtgtttatttttatattacataCCTCTATTTATATTATACACATGTTTATTAAGATACTATCCCGTTGCTTTTGACCTGacactttttaaagaaaatttgtttttatttattttgaaattttaatgtaatattaattagcattattttttaattaaaatttaatagttaTATGCTCTcagtgtaaataatttttatattattaattaattaaaaacactaTACACtgaacttgattcttgaaaaatgttagtaatatacactttaatttattattttaatacactctttgttagtaatttaatttctgTCTCTAATTAATCGTCCGAGATTTTTTATGTTACCTTTTGTAAATTGACATTAGGTTTTTACTTGGCaccaataaaacaattttaattggTTGAGTTAGTTTTTATCTGAATCTTTAAACAACTCACTGATTTCAGTATTTTACTAATTTACTGATTTTCAGGTCGGCAGACAGGTCGATCTTTTTTTCCAACTATGAAGTGCATACAGTTATGTATGcagaagattttttcaaaataaataaataaataaaattcataggTGTTGTGACTGAGTTAAAGTTTAATATATAGTCTATATAGTGTCTAGTTAAATTTGTTGTTTCAATGTATAAatcatcatacaaaaaaataattctgtTTGAGGATTTCTACAGGGGATCAAATATTTACggaaaaattatgtaaaaaaattataaaattttggagATCAGAAAGTAAGGTTTTGGTTGTCATACGAGTGTAGCTGAGTTGTTTGATTTTGGCCAACTGCGTGACACTTGTGGGTTGTCTACAGCACTAGTCCAGATATttggaagaaatacaagtatCGGAAAAATTCCACCATTATGTATTAGATGGAGATTGGATTCTCAGCAAAAGAATTTTTGTACGTAGTTTTCTATCTTAATgcaaaaaagagacaaaaagaaACTAATGCGTGTGGCTTATGTTTTATATTCCAAACAGTGTGATTTCCAGCTGAATTTTACAAACTacaaatgatttttgtttacaaatataggttaaaatataatttttatttccttttttttttaaatttgtgattataatctttttattttttaatttagacatTTAATCtctcattattaattttttttttatgattttaatcttcctattttttaattgagatattttgtcccacttttaaaaaatatgtgattttaattcttttgtcaatttttaacataattaagtATTAAACTTGTTAGCagctaaaatatttaaatgaaaaaagttataatgtgaataataaataaatatgcatcAGTGAACATTTATAGAgtatataagtaaatatttgaaattgattACAAGGATTAAATtgtcgattttttaaaaataaagtatgaAATGTTtcgaataaaaaactaaaatcgtaaattttttataagtaaaagAAGAAATGTATCCATTAAAAAGTAGgagaattaaaatcataaatttaaaaaatagaaagataaaaattagataaaagataaattgaGAGGGTCTTGGGGCTTAGGCCCtccttaatattaaaaaaagaagtta from Glycine soja cultivar W05 chromosome 8, ASM419377v2, whole genome shotgun sequence includes:
- the LOC114422456 gene encoding protein LURP-one-related 5-like, with translation MKEELVVQEGYLFKEETKLTVLKTSLFFSGDGFAVYDSKGNLVFRFDSYGPLARDKDELVLMDPHGRSLLTLRRKKPSLHQRWEGFKGERKDGDKPVFSVKRSSIIGRSRTSVAVEVYDSPGVEYLIEGCFPQRCCKVFNAAKELVAEIRRKVDPTTSVMLGKEVFWLCVKPAFDAAFAMGIVLVLDQINGENYFDDRIVEPAVHPATEDPGFVSPVPV